A window of the Cannabis sativa cultivar Pink pepper isolate KNU-18-1 chromosome X, ASM2916894v1, whole genome shotgun sequence genome harbors these coding sequences:
- the LOC115707519 gene encoding uncharacterized protein At1g32220, chloroplastic has translation MKTIVSRLIHSRSSFPRLNTLVGSNSGRYLSTDSNKVDEPFKVEEAETVNVPPPPTEKLLVLGGNGFVGSHVCKEALDRGLSVSSLSRSGRSSIQESWASNVSWHQGNLLSPGSWDEALSGVTAVISCVGGFGSNSYMYKINGTANINAIRAASEKGVKRFVYISAADFGFINYLLQGYYEGKKAAEAELLVKYPYGGVVLRPGFIYGTRQVGSMKLPLGVIGSPLEMVFQRTRPLTQLPLVGPLFTPPVNVTSVAKVAVRAATDTVFPPGIVDVNGIQRYSQKKF, from the exons ATGAAGACTATCGTTTCGCGGTTGATCCATTCAAGATCATCATTTCCCAGGCTCAA TACATTGGTTGGGTCCAACAGTGGGAGATATCTCTCAACAGACTCTAATAAGGTTGATGAGCCCTTTAAGGTCGAGGAAGCAGAGACTGTCAATGTTCCTCCTCCTCCTACAGAGAag TTACTTGTATTGGGTGGAAATGGATTCGTTGGCTCACATGTTTGTAAAGAAGCTCTAGATCGTGGTTTGTCGGTGTCAAGCTTGAGCAG ATCTGGAAGATCCTCTATACAGGAGTCATGGGCTAGCAATGTGTCTTGGCATCAAG GAAACCTTCTATCGCCTGGTTCATGGGACGAAGCTTTAAGCGGGGTCACTGCTGTG aTCTCCTGCGTTGGTGGTTTTGGCTCCAATTCATACATGTATAAGATTAACGGGACAGCAAACATCAATGCTATTAGAGCTGCTTCGGAAAAAG GTGTAAAAAGATTTGTCTACATCTCTGCTGCTGACTTTggctttattaattatttattgcaaGGATATTATGAGGGAAAG AAAGCTGCTGAAGCGGAGCTACTAGTTAAATACCCTTATGGGG GAGTGGTTTTGAGGCCCGGATTCATTTATGGAACTCGCCAAGTTGGAAGCATGAAATTACCTTTGGGCGTTATCGGTTCACCACTAGAGATG GTTTTCCAACGAACAAGACCTCTTACCCAACTGCCGCTCGTGGGGCCACTCTTCACTCCTCCGGTGAACGTGACTTCAGTGGCGAAGGTTGCTGTTAGAGCCGCGACTGATACCGTCTTCCCTCCGGGAATCGTTGACGTGAACGGAATACAACGTTATAGCCAAAAGAAGTTTTAG
- the LOC115707512 gene encoding transcription initiation factor TFIID subunit 10, producing the protein MNQSQQSSDGRHEDDTSLTEFLASLMDYTPTIPDELVEHYLAKSGFQCPDLRLIRLVAVATQKFVAEVATDALRQCQARQASVVKDKRDKQQKEKRLTLTMEDLSKALREHGVNVKHQEYFADNPSTGMDPASRDE; encoded by the exons atgaaccAGAGCCAGCAATCGAGCGATGGGAGGCACGAAGACGATACATCCCTCACCGAGTTCTTGGCATCGTTAATGGACTATACCCCAACT ATACCTGACGAGCTTGTGGAGCATTACCTTGCCAAGAGTGGGTTTCAGTGTCCCGACCTTCGATT AATCAGGCTGGTGGCCGTTGCCACACAAAAATTTGTCGCAGAGGTTGCTACTGATGCTCTACG GCAATGCCAAGCAAGACAGGCATCAGTTGTCAAGGACAAACGGGATAAACAGCAAAAG GAGAAGCGCCTTACATTGACAATGGAGGACTTGTCGAAAGCATTGCGAGAG CATGGTGTAAATGTGAAGCACCAAGAATATTTTGCCGACAATCCTTCGACCGGGATGGATCCCGCTTCAAGAgatgaatga
- the LOC133031950 gene encoding uncharacterized protein LOC133031950 gives MKHTLAGLWKPGKGLFVKEMKPNLYLFQFYHEIDIKLVINGSPWTFNRLPLIFGRVPRGGDPKAVKLNQIDMWVQIHGLSTGFMKKKVVSTAANYIGSFVESDPKNYNGLWREYLRVRVTVNIDIPLKRLMKLKKTGGDWFYANFKYEFAPTFCFICGLIGHSKNFCHKLFDTPKDEIVKPYGSFMRAQPRRKNYLLSSQYLRTGTDSDEQFVQASPVRQEDESDKPPVQSGKFPCLEFEINQQSKGGNDVPDLGVDGNIPINENLNNPGNKKNVSNSSATERGKSVVFGNHVQGGKGQPSLFLGGLIRPHGGQGGRGPSTDSKRRRQHEGVGGPEYVDMDAEDSVELDVNGLSKNEFEVGSDVLERVRVKLKFGGVFAVDACGRSVGVALLWRNKDDVKVLNFATNFVDVEVRSSNIGEWRHTGFYGESKRNLRGSSWEQLRTLAHGNTLPWCVIGDMNNVLSQEDKRGGHPYPNWLIDGFRDILQECGLIDLDIVGHQFTWEKSRGTDNWIEVRLDRALVTERWLQLFPWAKLINLEVSSSDHCPILLDVVIHNIVSRNCKFWFANCWLREPLSYQVVKECWEEYYLVGIQEKIQRCGEFLSVWGKDYSGNFASHLKYWKNEVRRWKQGRDPDAIAKYKEVETELLEVLTQKEVFWRQRSKQLWLQEGVKISKFFHATASSRRRMNAIDKLQCEDGS, from the exons ATGAAGCACACTTTAGCTGGGTTGTGGAAGCCGGGAAAAGGCTTGTTTGTCAAGGAAATGAAGCCTAACCTTTATCTATTTCAGTTTTACCATGAGATCGATATCAAGCTGGTTATTAATGGCAGCCCTTGGACATTCAATCGGCTACCATTGATCTTTGGTAGAGTCCCGCGGGGTGGAGATCCGAAAGCTGTAAAGCTTAATCAGATTGATATGTGGGTGCAGATTCATGGTCTTTCTACGGGATTTATGAAGAAGAAGGTTGTTTCTACAGCTGCAAACTATATTGGATCCTTTGTTGAATCGGATCCTAAGAACTATAATGGTCTTTGGCGTGAATATCTTCGGGTAAGAGTGACGGTGAACATTGATATTCCTTTGAAACGGCTTATGAAGCTTAAGAAAACAGGTGGTGATTGGTTTTATGCCAATTTTAAATATGAATTTGCTCCTACGTTTTGTTTTATATGTGGTTTAATAGGACATTCCAAAAACTTTTGTCACAAGTTATTTGATACACCTAAGGATGAGATAGTTAAGCCATATGGGAGTTTCATGCGTGCGCAACCACGGAGAAAAAATTATCTACTGAGTTCTCAGTATTTGCGTACGGGCACGGattcggatgaacaatttgTCCAGGCTTCTCCGGTGCGACAGGAAGATGAGTCCGACAAGCCGCCGGTGCAAAGTGGGAAGTTTCCCTGCTTGGAATTCGAAATTAATCAACAGTCAAAGGGGGGTAATGATGTTCCTGATTTGGGGGTTGATGGGAATATTCCTATTAATGAGAATTTGAATAATCCTGGAAACAAAAAGAATGTTTCCAATTCTAGTGCCACTGAAAGAGGAAAGTCGGTTGTTTTTGGAAATCATGTGCAAGGTGGGAAAGGGCAACCTTCTCTTTTTCTTGGTGGACTTATCAGGCCACATGGAGGACAAGGGGGCCGTGGGCCTTCTACTGATTCTAAGAGAAGGCGTCAACATGAAGGGGTAGGTGGGCCTGAATATGTTGATATGGATGCAGAGGATAGTGTTGAATTGGATGTTAATGGACTCTCAAAAAACGAGTTCGAGGTGGGCTCTG ATGTGTTGGAGCGAGTTCGAGTGAAGCTGAAATTTGGAGGGGTGTTTGCGGTTGATGCATGTGGAAGAAGTGTGGGGGTAGCTTTGTTATGGAGGAACAAGGATGATGTCAAAGTTCTGAATTTTGCAACAAACTTTGTTGATGTAGAGGTTCGGTCTAGTAATATTGGGGAGTGGCGTCATACGGGATTTTATGGGGAGTCAAAAAGAAATCTGCGTGGGTCTTCTTGGGAGCAACTTCGGACGTTGGCTCATGGGAATACTCTTCCTTGGTGTGTGATTGGTGACATGAACAATGTTCTCTCTCAGGAGGACAAAAGAGGGGGACACCCCTATCCCAACTGGTTAATTGATGGCTTTCGGGATATTCTTCAGGAGTGTGGTTTGATTGACTTAGACATTGTGGGGCATCAGTTTACTTGGGAGAAGAGTCGTGGTACGGATAACTGGATAGAGGTTCGTTTAGATCGTGCTTTGGTCACTGAAAGGTGGCTCCAACTCTTCCCTTGGGCCAAACTTATTAATCTTGAGGTATCTTCTTCTGATCATTGTCCTATTTTACTTGATGTGGTTATTCATAATATAGTCTCTAGGAATTGTAAATTTTGGTTCGCAAATTGTTGGCTTCGGGAACCACTCTCTTATCAAGTAGTGAAGGAGTGTTGGGAGGAGTATTATTTAGTGGGTATCCAAGAGAAGATCCAAAGGTGTGGGGAGTTTCTCTCGGTTTGGGGAAAAGATTACTCGGGTAATTTTGCTTCTCATTTAAAATATTGGAAGAATGAGGTGAGGCGTTGGAAACAAGGTAGAGATCCGGATGCTATTGCTAAGTATAAGGAGGTTGAGACAGAACTTTTAGAGGTTCTTACTCAGAAGGAGGTTTTTTGGCGCCAACGATCGAAACAATTGTGGTTACAAGAGGGGGTTAAAATTAGCAAGTTTTTTCATGCAACAGCTTCTTCTCGGCGCCGTATGAATGCTATTGATAAACTTCAGTGCGAAGATGGAAGTTAG
- the LOC133031951 gene encoding uncharacterized protein LOC133031951 — protein MLKQKANYEKKLSSDVQHECKYTAYGFAPAVQYWAYEAILEVGKRYGTNHGIRFPMMLSWTSKGDIGKKDVSALFSRRNLEVVKGLLPRTEEEAFVRTISYDGVENSG, from the exons atgttgaaacagaaggccaactacgagaagaagctgagttcggatgttcagcacgagtgcaaatacacagcatatggcttcgcacctgcagtccaatattgggcgtacgaggccattttggaggttggcaagaggtatggcacgaaccacgggattcggttccccatgatgcttagctggacgagcaaaggcgatattgggaagaaagacgtcagcgcattattttctagacgg aatctggaagtggtgaaggggctacttccacggacagaggaggaggcatttgtgaggacaatatcttacgatggtgtggagAACTCCGGTTAA